In Elusimicrobiota bacterium, one DNA window encodes the following:
- the gspG gene encoding type II secretion system major pseudopilin GspG, with product MKPLGVNFFYWKRWVWERRSIGRTGAEGGFTLIEMLVVVVIIATLAAMIIPRFAGRTEEAKASAAAADIESNLASALDLYELDNGGYPTTEQGLSALRQEPTTPPLPRKWKGPYLKKRGPLVDPWGHTYVYVSPAQRGVDYDLSSWGPDGVGGTPDDITNWANEETR from the coding sequence ATGAAACCACTGGGTGTAAACTTTTTTTATTGGAAGAGATGGGTTTGGGAACGGAGGTCGATCGGACGAACGGGTGCCGAGGGGGGATTCACCTTAATTGAAATGTTAGTGGTGGTCGTGATCATCGCCACGTTGGCCGCCATGATCATCCCCCGTTTTGCGGGACGGACTGAGGAGGCCAAGGCGTCTGCCGCCGCGGCGGATATCGAATCCAACTTGGCCAGCGCGTTGGATCTTTATGAATTGGACAACGGTGGGTATCCTACGACAGAGCAGGGTCTCTCGGCCCTTCGTCAGGAACCCACCACCCCACCCCTTCCGCGAAAATGGAAAGGCCCCTATTTAAAAAAACGGGGCCCTTTAGTGGATCCCTGGGGTCACACCTATGTTTACGTTTCTCCTGCTCAGCGGGGGGTTGATTATGACCTTTCTTCTTGGGGCCCCGATGGAGTGGGGGGCACGCCAGATGACATCACCAATTGGGCGAATGAAGAAACGCGTTGA